Proteins encoded in a region of the Perca fluviatilis chromosome 8, GENO_Pfluv_1.0, whole genome shotgun sequence genome:
- the arntl2 gene encoding aryl hydrocarbon receptor nuclear translocator-like protein 2 isoform X4: MSARNAAAGGGDRARGEPAEDVLVEENQSGSVSLPSLMTPSSAACMSLSMEMPRKRKGSLDNQDTKSSSIPDADMEDIQNRSDGEDQNVKIKCFREPHSQIEKRRRDKMNNLIDELSAMIPTCNPMSRKLDKLTVLRMAVQHLKSLKGSASSFSEANFKPSFLPNEELKHLVLKAELIGQSLFDYIHPKDMGKVKEQLSASELYPRERLIDAKTGLQVQADLPVSAARLCSGARRSFFCRMKYNKIFIKVEEKEFQASTSKKKESQKYCTVHCTGYMRSWPTSHLEMDGDGEPDKQDSSYYSCLVAVGRIHSHSSPQVNGEVRVKPIEFITRFAMDGKFTFVDQRATTILGYLPQELLGTSCYEYFHQDDLPHLADKHRKVLRSKDKIETDCYKFKTKFGSFVTLQSQWFSFVNPWTKEVEYIVSTNTVISYDPGRTSRSEVKSELSSSSKTSEEDGNKSLQVILGISTTPGAMIYAGSIGTQIANELLDFNRMNSSSSSGSISPFSLPQDKCPQTHNQISNNMPNGGATDMEIPGKSSSEDEPQGAAFSGGESLMVENSQLDLDSVVGPGLSSLSNDEAAMAVIMSLLETDTNLGEAVDFEEMHWSS; the protein is encoded by the exons ATGTCGGCCAGGAATGCAGCGGCTGGCGGCGGTGACAGAGCGAGAGGCGAACCGGCAG AAGATGTGCTGGTTGAGGAGAACCAAAGTGGTTCTGTGTCTTTGCCCAGCCTGATGACCCCCTCCTCAGCTGCTTGCATGTCCTTAAGCATGGAGATGCCCCGGAAGCGCAAGGGCAGCTTGGACAACCA GGATACAAAATCTTCTTCCATCCCTGACGCAGATATGGAAGACATCCAAAACAG GTCAGATGGAGAggaccaaaatgtcaaaattaaaTGCTTCCG GGAACCGCACAGCCAAATTGAGAAGAGAAGACGGGACAAAATGAACAATCTCATTGACGAACTATCAGCCATGATCCCTACCTGTAACCCCATGTCCCGTAAGCTGGACAAACTCACTGTGCTCAGAATGGCCGTGCAGCACCTCAAATCTCTCAAAG GTTCAGCAAGTTCTTTTTCTGAAGCCAACTTCAAACCATCATTCCTTCCCAACGAGGAGCTCAAACACCTTGTCCTCAAG GCAGAGCTGATTGGACAGAGCCTGTTTGATTACATACACCCAAAGGACATGGGAAAAGTGAAGGAGCAGCTGTCCGCTTCTGAATTATACCCTCGTGAACGGCTAATAGATGCTAAAA CCGGTCTGCAGGTCCAGGCTGACCTCCCAGTCAGTGCAGCGCGGCTGTGTTCGGGCGCACGCCGCTCATTCTTCTGCCGAATGAAGTACAACAAAATTTTTATCAAGGTGGAGGAGAAGGAATTCCAAGCCAGCACCTCCAAAAAGAAAG AGTCGCAGAAGTACTGCACGGTCCACTGTACAGGCTACATGCGCAGCTGGCCTACCAGTCATTTGGAAATGGATGGGGACGGGGAGCCAGACAAGCAGGATAGCTCCTACTACAGCTGCCTGGTGGCGGTGGGACGCATCCACTCCCACTCATCTCCCCAGGTTAATGGAGAGGTCCGAGTTAAACCCATAGAGTTCATCACACGCTTTGCCATGGATGGAAAATTCACCTTTGTCGATCAAAG AGCGACAACTATTCTTGGTTATCTTCCCCAAGAATTGCTTGGGACATCATGCTATGAGTACTTCCATCAAGACGACTTACCGCATTTAGCTGACAAACATCGAAAAG tgctgcggagtaAAGACAAAATAGAGACAGACTGCTATAAGTTCAAAACAAAATTTGGCTCCTTCGTCACTCTGCAAAGTCAGTGGTTTAGTTTTGTCAATCCCTGGACCAAAGAAGTAGAATACATAGTGTCAACTAACACAGTTATATC GTATGATCCCGGTCGAACCAGTCGGTCGGAAGTCAAGTCTGAACTGTCGAGCAGTTCCAAGACTTCTGAAG AAGATGGCAACAAGTCCCTTCAAGTTATACTAGGCATCTCCACCACACCTGGAGCTATGATTTACGCTGGAAGCATAGGGACCCAGATTGCCAATGAACTGCTGGATTTCAACAG GATGAACTCATCATCTTCCAGTGGCAGCATCAGCCCGTTCAGTCTACCACAGGATAAGTGTCCACAAACTCACAATCAAATCAGCAACAAT ATGCCAAATGGAGGGGCTACAGACATGGAGATTCCAGGAAAGTCCAGCTCGGAGGATGAGCCCCAAGGAGCTGCATTCTCAGGAGGAGAATCCCTCATGG TGGAGAATTCCCAGCTGGATTTGGACAGCGTAGTTGGACCGGGCCTTAGCAGTCTTAGCAATGACGAAGCAGCCATGGCAGTGATCATGAGCCTCCTGGAGACGGACACAAACTTGGGCGAGGCTGTCGACTTTGAAGAGATGCACTGGTCTTCGTAG
- the arntl2 gene encoding aryl hydrocarbon receptor nuclear translocator-like protein 2 isoform X3 — MSARNAAAGGGDRARGEPAEDVLVEENQSGSVSLPSLMTPSSAACMSLSMEMPRKRKGSLDNQDTKSSSIPDADMEDIQNRSDGEDQNVKIKCFREPHSQIEKRRRDKMNNLIDELSAMIPTCNPMSRKLDKLTVLRMAVQHLKSLKGSASSFSEANFKPSFLPNEELKHLVLKAADGFLFVVGCDRGKIVFVSESVTKILNYSRAELIGQSLFDYIHPKDMGKVKEQLSASELYPRERLIDAKTGLQVQADLPVSAARLCSGARRSFFCRMKYNKIFIKVEEKEFQASTSKKKESQKYCTVHCTGYMRSWPTSHLEMDGDGEPDKQDSSYYSCLVAVGRIHSHSSPQVNGEVRVKPIEFITRFAMDGKFTFVDQRATTILGYLPQELLGTSCYEYFHQDDLPHLADKHRKVLRSKDKIETDCYKFKTKFGSFVTLQSQWFSFVNPWTKEVEYIVSTNTVISYDPGRTSRSEVKSELSSSSKTSEDGNKSLQVILGISTTPGAMIYAGSIGTQIANELLDFNRMNSSSSSGSISPFSLPQDKCPQTHNQISNNMPNGGATDMEIPGKSSSEDEPQGAAFSGGESLMVENSQLDLDSVVGPGLSSLSNDEAAMAVIMSLLETDTNLGEAVDFEEMHWSS, encoded by the exons ATGTCGGCCAGGAATGCAGCGGCTGGCGGCGGTGACAGAGCGAGAGGCGAACCGGCAG AAGATGTGCTGGTTGAGGAGAACCAAAGTGGTTCTGTGTCTTTGCCCAGCCTGATGACCCCCTCCTCAGCTGCTTGCATGTCCTTAAGCATGGAGATGCCCCGGAAGCGCAAGGGCAGCTTGGACAACCA GGATACAAAATCTTCTTCCATCCCTGACGCAGATATGGAAGACATCCAAAACAG GTCAGATGGAGAggaccaaaatgtcaaaattaaaTGCTTCCG GGAACCGCACAGCCAAATTGAGAAGAGAAGACGGGACAAAATGAACAATCTCATTGACGAACTATCAGCCATGATCCCTACCTGTAACCCCATGTCCCGTAAGCTGGACAAACTCACTGTGCTCAGAATGGCCGTGCAGCACCTCAAATCTCTCAAAG GTTCAGCAAGTTCTTTTTCTGAAGCCAACTTCAAACCATCATTCCTTCCCAACGAGGAGCTCAAACACCTTGTCCTCAAG GCTGCAGATGGGTTCCTGTTTGTAGTGGGCTGTGATCGTGGGAAAATAGTTTTTGTCTCAGAATCCGTCACGAAGATATTAAATTATAGTCGG GCAGAGCTGATTGGACAGAGCCTGTTTGATTACATACACCCAAAGGACATGGGAAAAGTGAAGGAGCAGCTGTCCGCTTCTGAATTATACCCTCGTGAACGGCTAATAGATGCTAAAA CCGGTCTGCAGGTCCAGGCTGACCTCCCAGTCAGTGCAGCGCGGCTGTGTTCGGGCGCACGCCGCTCATTCTTCTGCCGAATGAAGTACAACAAAATTTTTATCAAGGTGGAGGAGAAGGAATTCCAAGCCAGCACCTCCAAAAAGAAAG AGTCGCAGAAGTACTGCACGGTCCACTGTACAGGCTACATGCGCAGCTGGCCTACCAGTCATTTGGAAATGGATGGGGACGGGGAGCCAGACAAGCAGGATAGCTCCTACTACAGCTGCCTGGTGGCGGTGGGACGCATCCACTCCCACTCATCTCCCCAGGTTAATGGAGAGGTCCGAGTTAAACCCATAGAGTTCATCACACGCTTTGCCATGGATGGAAAATTCACCTTTGTCGATCAAAG AGCGACAACTATTCTTGGTTATCTTCCCCAAGAATTGCTTGGGACATCATGCTATGAGTACTTCCATCAAGACGACTTACCGCATTTAGCTGACAAACATCGAAAAG tgctgcggagtaAAGACAAAATAGAGACAGACTGCTATAAGTTCAAAACAAAATTTGGCTCCTTCGTCACTCTGCAAAGTCAGTGGTTTAGTTTTGTCAATCCCTGGACCAAAGAAGTAGAATACATAGTGTCAACTAACACAGTTATATC GTATGATCCCGGTCGAACCAGTCGGTCGGAAGTCAAGTCTGAACTGTCGAGCAGTTCCAAGACTTCTGAAG ATGGCAACAAGTCCCTTCAAGTTATACTAGGCATCTCCACCACACCTGGAGCTATGATTTACGCTGGAAGCATAGGGACCCAGATTGCCAATGAACTGCTGGATTTCAACAG GATGAACTCATCATCTTCCAGTGGCAGCATCAGCCCGTTCAGTCTACCACAGGATAAGTGTCCACAAACTCACAATCAAATCAGCAACAAT ATGCCAAATGGAGGGGCTACAGACATGGAGATTCCAGGAAAGTCCAGCTCGGAGGATGAGCCCCAAGGAGCTGCATTCTCAGGAGGAGAATCCCTCATGG TGGAGAATTCCCAGCTGGATTTGGACAGCGTAGTTGGACCGGGCCTTAGCAGTCTTAGCAATGACGAAGCAGCCATGGCAGTGATCATGAGCCTCCTGGAGACGGACACAAACTTGGGCGAGGCTGTCGACTTTGAAGAGATGCACTGGTCTTCGTAG
- the arntl2 gene encoding aryl hydrocarbon receptor nuclear translocator-like protein 2 isoform X1 encodes MSARNAAAGGGDRARGEPAEDVLVEENQSGSVSLPSLMTPSSAACMSLSMEMPRKRKGSLDNQDTKSSSIPDADMEDIQNRSDGEDQNVKIKCFREPHSQIEKRRRDKMNNLIDELSAMIPTCNPMSRKLDKLTVLRMAVQHLKSLKGSASSFSEANFKPSFLPNEELKHLVLKAADGFLFVVGCDRGKIVFVSESVTKILNYSRAELIGQSLFDYIHPKDMGKVKEQLSASELYPRERLIDAKTGLQVQADLPVSAARLCSGARRSFFCRMKYNKIFIKVEEKEFQASTSKKKESQKYCTVHCTGYMRSWPTSHLEMDGDGEPDKQDSSYYSCLVAVGRIHSHSSPQVNGEVRVKPIEFITRFAMDGKFTFVDQRATTILGYLPQELLGTSCYEYFHQDDLPHLADKHRKVLRSKDKIETDCYKFKTKFGSFVTLQSQWFSFVNPWTKEVEYIVSTNTVISYDPGRTSRSEVKSELSSSSKTSEEDGNKSLQVILGISTTPGAMIYAGSIGTQIANELLDFNRMNSSSSSGSISPFSLPQDKCPQTHNQISNNMPNGGATDMEIPGKSSSEDEPQGAAFSGGESLMVENSQLDLDSVVGPGLSSLSNDEAAMAVIMSLLETDTNLGEAVDFEEMHWSS; translated from the exons ATGTCGGCCAGGAATGCAGCGGCTGGCGGCGGTGACAGAGCGAGAGGCGAACCGGCAG AAGATGTGCTGGTTGAGGAGAACCAAAGTGGTTCTGTGTCTTTGCCCAGCCTGATGACCCCCTCCTCAGCTGCTTGCATGTCCTTAAGCATGGAGATGCCCCGGAAGCGCAAGGGCAGCTTGGACAACCA GGATACAAAATCTTCTTCCATCCCTGACGCAGATATGGAAGACATCCAAAACAG GTCAGATGGAGAggaccaaaatgtcaaaattaaaTGCTTCCG GGAACCGCACAGCCAAATTGAGAAGAGAAGACGGGACAAAATGAACAATCTCATTGACGAACTATCAGCCATGATCCCTACCTGTAACCCCATGTCCCGTAAGCTGGACAAACTCACTGTGCTCAGAATGGCCGTGCAGCACCTCAAATCTCTCAAAG GTTCAGCAAGTTCTTTTTCTGAAGCCAACTTCAAACCATCATTCCTTCCCAACGAGGAGCTCAAACACCTTGTCCTCAAG GCTGCAGATGGGTTCCTGTTTGTAGTGGGCTGTGATCGTGGGAAAATAGTTTTTGTCTCAGAATCCGTCACGAAGATATTAAATTATAGTCGG GCAGAGCTGATTGGACAGAGCCTGTTTGATTACATACACCCAAAGGACATGGGAAAAGTGAAGGAGCAGCTGTCCGCTTCTGAATTATACCCTCGTGAACGGCTAATAGATGCTAAAA CCGGTCTGCAGGTCCAGGCTGACCTCCCAGTCAGTGCAGCGCGGCTGTGTTCGGGCGCACGCCGCTCATTCTTCTGCCGAATGAAGTACAACAAAATTTTTATCAAGGTGGAGGAGAAGGAATTCCAAGCCAGCACCTCCAAAAAGAAAG AGTCGCAGAAGTACTGCACGGTCCACTGTACAGGCTACATGCGCAGCTGGCCTACCAGTCATTTGGAAATGGATGGGGACGGGGAGCCAGACAAGCAGGATAGCTCCTACTACAGCTGCCTGGTGGCGGTGGGACGCATCCACTCCCACTCATCTCCCCAGGTTAATGGAGAGGTCCGAGTTAAACCCATAGAGTTCATCACACGCTTTGCCATGGATGGAAAATTCACCTTTGTCGATCAAAG AGCGACAACTATTCTTGGTTATCTTCCCCAAGAATTGCTTGGGACATCATGCTATGAGTACTTCCATCAAGACGACTTACCGCATTTAGCTGACAAACATCGAAAAG tgctgcggagtaAAGACAAAATAGAGACAGACTGCTATAAGTTCAAAACAAAATTTGGCTCCTTCGTCACTCTGCAAAGTCAGTGGTTTAGTTTTGTCAATCCCTGGACCAAAGAAGTAGAATACATAGTGTCAACTAACACAGTTATATC GTATGATCCCGGTCGAACCAGTCGGTCGGAAGTCAAGTCTGAACTGTCGAGCAGTTCCAAGACTTCTGAAG AAGATGGCAACAAGTCCCTTCAAGTTATACTAGGCATCTCCACCACACCTGGAGCTATGATTTACGCTGGAAGCATAGGGACCCAGATTGCCAATGAACTGCTGGATTTCAACAG GATGAACTCATCATCTTCCAGTGGCAGCATCAGCCCGTTCAGTCTACCACAGGATAAGTGTCCACAAACTCACAATCAAATCAGCAACAAT ATGCCAAATGGAGGGGCTACAGACATGGAGATTCCAGGAAAGTCCAGCTCGGAGGATGAGCCCCAAGGAGCTGCATTCTCAGGAGGAGAATCCCTCATGG TGGAGAATTCCCAGCTGGATTTGGACAGCGTAGTTGGACCGGGCCTTAGCAGTCTTAGCAATGACGAAGCAGCCATGGCAGTGATCATGAGCCTCCTGGAGACGGACACAAACTTGGGCGAGGCTGTCGACTTTGAAGAGATGCACTGGTCTTCGTAG
- the arntl2 gene encoding aryl hydrocarbon receptor nuclear translocator-like protein 2 isoform X2, translated as MSARNAAAGGGDRARGEPADVLVEENQSGSVSLPSLMTPSSAACMSLSMEMPRKRKGSLDNQDTKSSSIPDADMEDIQNRSDGEDQNVKIKCFREPHSQIEKRRRDKMNNLIDELSAMIPTCNPMSRKLDKLTVLRMAVQHLKSLKGSASSFSEANFKPSFLPNEELKHLVLKAADGFLFVVGCDRGKIVFVSESVTKILNYSRAELIGQSLFDYIHPKDMGKVKEQLSASELYPRERLIDAKTGLQVQADLPVSAARLCSGARRSFFCRMKYNKIFIKVEEKEFQASTSKKKESQKYCTVHCTGYMRSWPTSHLEMDGDGEPDKQDSSYYSCLVAVGRIHSHSSPQVNGEVRVKPIEFITRFAMDGKFTFVDQRATTILGYLPQELLGTSCYEYFHQDDLPHLADKHRKVLRSKDKIETDCYKFKTKFGSFVTLQSQWFSFVNPWTKEVEYIVSTNTVISYDPGRTSRSEVKSELSSSSKTSEEDGNKSLQVILGISTTPGAMIYAGSIGTQIANELLDFNRMNSSSSSGSISPFSLPQDKCPQTHNQISNNMPNGGATDMEIPGKSSSEDEPQGAAFSGGESLMVENSQLDLDSVVGPGLSSLSNDEAAMAVIMSLLETDTNLGEAVDFEEMHWSS; from the exons ATGTCGGCCAGGAATGCAGCGGCTGGCGGCGGTGACAGAGCGAGAGGCGAACCGGCAG ATGTGCTGGTTGAGGAGAACCAAAGTGGTTCTGTGTCTTTGCCCAGCCTGATGACCCCCTCCTCAGCTGCTTGCATGTCCTTAAGCATGGAGATGCCCCGGAAGCGCAAGGGCAGCTTGGACAACCA GGATACAAAATCTTCTTCCATCCCTGACGCAGATATGGAAGACATCCAAAACAG GTCAGATGGAGAggaccaaaatgtcaaaattaaaTGCTTCCG GGAACCGCACAGCCAAATTGAGAAGAGAAGACGGGACAAAATGAACAATCTCATTGACGAACTATCAGCCATGATCCCTACCTGTAACCCCATGTCCCGTAAGCTGGACAAACTCACTGTGCTCAGAATGGCCGTGCAGCACCTCAAATCTCTCAAAG GTTCAGCAAGTTCTTTTTCTGAAGCCAACTTCAAACCATCATTCCTTCCCAACGAGGAGCTCAAACACCTTGTCCTCAAG GCTGCAGATGGGTTCCTGTTTGTAGTGGGCTGTGATCGTGGGAAAATAGTTTTTGTCTCAGAATCCGTCACGAAGATATTAAATTATAGTCGG GCAGAGCTGATTGGACAGAGCCTGTTTGATTACATACACCCAAAGGACATGGGAAAAGTGAAGGAGCAGCTGTCCGCTTCTGAATTATACCCTCGTGAACGGCTAATAGATGCTAAAA CCGGTCTGCAGGTCCAGGCTGACCTCCCAGTCAGTGCAGCGCGGCTGTGTTCGGGCGCACGCCGCTCATTCTTCTGCCGAATGAAGTACAACAAAATTTTTATCAAGGTGGAGGAGAAGGAATTCCAAGCCAGCACCTCCAAAAAGAAAG AGTCGCAGAAGTACTGCACGGTCCACTGTACAGGCTACATGCGCAGCTGGCCTACCAGTCATTTGGAAATGGATGGGGACGGGGAGCCAGACAAGCAGGATAGCTCCTACTACAGCTGCCTGGTGGCGGTGGGACGCATCCACTCCCACTCATCTCCCCAGGTTAATGGAGAGGTCCGAGTTAAACCCATAGAGTTCATCACACGCTTTGCCATGGATGGAAAATTCACCTTTGTCGATCAAAG AGCGACAACTATTCTTGGTTATCTTCCCCAAGAATTGCTTGGGACATCATGCTATGAGTACTTCCATCAAGACGACTTACCGCATTTAGCTGACAAACATCGAAAAG tgctgcggagtaAAGACAAAATAGAGACAGACTGCTATAAGTTCAAAACAAAATTTGGCTCCTTCGTCACTCTGCAAAGTCAGTGGTTTAGTTTTGTCAATCCCTGGACCAAAGAAGTAGAATACATAGTGTCAACTAACACAGTTATATC GTATGATCCCGGTCGAACCAGTCGGTCGGAAGTCAAGTCTGAACTGTCGAGCAGTTCCAAGACTTCTGAAG AAGATGGCAACAAGTCCCTTCAAGTTATACTAGGCATCTCCACCACACCTGGAGCTATGATTTACGCTGGAAGCATAGGGACCCAGATTGCCAATGAACTGCTGGATTTCAACAG GATGAACTCATCATCTTCCAGTGGCAGCATCAGCCCGTTCAGTCTACCACAGGATAAGTGTCCACAAACTCACAATCAAATCAGCAACAAT ATGCCAAATGGAGGGGCTACAGACATGGAGATTCCAGGAAAGTCCAGCTCGGAGGATGAGCCCCAAGGAGCTGCATTCTCAGGAGGAGAATCCCTCATGG TGGAGAATTCCCAGCTGGATTTGGACAGCGTAGTTGGACCGGGCCTTAGCAGTCTTAGCAATGACGAAGCAGCCATGGCAGTGATCATGAGCCTCCTGGAGACGGACACAAACTTGGGCGAGGCTGTCGACTTTGAAGAGATGCACTGGTCTTCGTAG